Genomic DNA from Bacillota bacterium:
CCGCCTTTCGGCGGGTGTGCCTTTGTCGGCGGGTAGGAACCCACCGGGTTGATTTTCGCGCCGCGCGCCGCTAGGCGCAAGTTCAGTCGCTGTTAGTCGTTCAAACCCGTGTCGCCTCGGCGAGAAGGCTCGAATGACCGCCCTCTCGAAGGAATTAGTTTCGTTTACGGCGAAGTCCGTGCCTACTCTACGAGCCTTCGCTCTGACAGGGGGTATGGGTGTACATGCGGCAGGGACAGGTACGAGCAACCTTTTGGGCCCTGGCTTTATTGGGGCTTCTCGTGGTCGCGGCGGGGAATGCGCTGGCCGCCCCGGCCCCGATCCGGATCGGGGTTCAGGGACCCATCTCAGGGCAGTGGGCGTACGAGGGGGACGGATTCGTCAAGGCCGTTCAACTGCTCGCCGACCAGGTCAACGCGAAAGGCGGGGTGCTCGGGGGCCGGCCCATCGAGATCGTGACGGCCGACGACCAGAGCGACCCGGTGCAGGCGGCGGTGGCGGCGCAGCGCCTGGTGACGCAGGGCGTCGTGGCGGTCATCGGCAGCTACGCCTCCAGCCTGACGGAGCCGGCCTCCACCATTTACGATGAGGCCGGCATCGTGCAGGTCACGCCCTCCTCGACGGCCACCCGCCTGTCGCAGAAAGGCTACCAGCGCTTCTTCCGCACCTGCTTCCTGGATGACCGGCAGGGGCTGTTCGCCGCCGAGTTCATCACCGGTACCCTCAAGAAGAAGCGGGTGGCTCTCATCCACGACAACACCACCTACGCTTCGGGCCTCGCCGACTGGACCCGCCGGTACCTCGAGGAACGGGGCGCCCAGGTTGTCTTCTACGACGCCATCACGCCGGGTGAGCGGGACTTCACCGCCACGCTGACCCGGGTGCGGGCGTCAAACCCTGAGGCCATTTACTTCACCGGCTACTTCCCCGAGGGCGGGCTGTTGGTCAAGCAGGCCAAGGCACTGGGCATCACCGCCACGTTCATGGCCGGCAACGCCACCAACAACCCGGAGTTCGTCCGCATCGCCGGAGTTGATGCGGCCAGGGGCACCATCATCACCACGGAGCCGATCCCGTCCGACCTGCCCTATCCTGAGGCCCGCCAGTTCATCGCCGATTACAGGGCCCGCTACGGGCAGGAACCCGGCAGCATCTGGGCGCTAATGGCCGCTGACGCGTTCCGGGTGCTGGTGGAGGCCATCCAGAAGTCCGGCTCGGCCGATCCGGCGCGCATCGCCCGGTACCTGCACAACGACCTGAAGAACTTCCCGGGGATCACCGGGCCCATCCTCGGCTTCGACAAGAACGGCGATCGCCTGGGAACCATCCACAAGGCTTACATCGTCAACGAGCGCGGTGAGATCGTGCCCTACCAGGGATAGCCGTAAAGGGGTGGAGAGCGGCGGTCGGAGCAGGGACGGGTGTATCCGCCCGGCGCTCTCCGCTCTCCGCCCCTCGCCGGACTCCGGGGAACGCCCGCGGCGCAGGCGGGAGGT
This window encodes:
- a CDS encoding branched-chain amino acid ABC transporter substrate-binding protein yields the protein MRQGQVRATFWALALLGLLVVAAGNALAAPAPIRIGVQGPISGQWAYEGDGFVKAVQLLADQVNAKGGVLGGRPIEIVTADDQSDPVQAAVAAQRLVTQGVVAVIGSYASSLTEPASTIYDEAGIVQVTPSSTATRLSQKGYQRFFRTCFLDDRQGLFAAEFITGTLKKKRVALIHDNTTYASGLADWTRRYLEERGAQVVFYDAITPGERDFTATLTRVRASNPEAIYFTGYFPEGGLLVKQAKALGITATFMAGNATNNPEFVRIAGVDAARGTIITTEPIPSDLPYPEARQFIADYRARYGQEPGSIWALMAADAFRVLVEAIQKSGSADPARIARYLHNDLKNFPGITGPILGFDKNGDRLGTIHKAYIVNERGEIVPYQG